The proteins below are encoded in one region of Flavobacterium nackdongense:
- a CDS encoding M42 family metallopeptidase translates to MSSKSILKKTSLTFLENYLNNASPTGYESSGQKLWMDYLKPYVDTFITDTYGTAVGIINPEAPYKVVIEGHADEISWYVNYITDDGLIYVIRNGGSDHQIAPSKRVNIHTKKGIVKGVFGWPAIHTRNRSKEEAPKIDNLFIDIGCSKKEEVDALGVHVGCVITYPDEFMILNENKFVCRAIDNRMGGFMIAEVARLLHENKIKLPFGLYITNSVQEEVGLRGAEMITKTIKPNVAIITDVCHDSTTPMIDKKIEGETKIGKGPVITYAPAVQNNLRELILDTAEEKKIPFQRLASSRVTGTDTDAFAYSNGGVASALISLPLRYMHTTVEMVHRDDVENVIQLIYETLLKMENEETFSYFK, encoded by the coding sequence ATGAGTTCAAAATCGATATTAAAAAAGACATCTCTTACATTTTTAGAAAATTATTTGAATAATGCATCTCCAACGGGCTACGAAAGTTCCGGACAAAAATTATGGATGGATTATTTAAAACCTTATGTTGACACCTTTATTACAGACACGTATGGTACTGCAGTAGGAATTATCAATCCAGAAGCTCCCTATAAGGTAGTCATTGAAGGTCACGCCGATGAAATTTCGTGGTATGTGAATTATATTACTGATGACGGGTTGATTTACGTAATAAGAAATGGTGGTTCCGATCATCAAATTGCACCTTCGAAACGGGTTAACATTCATACCAAAAAAGGTATTGTGAAAGGTGTTTTTGGTTGGCCGGCGATTCATACGCGTAATCGCAGTAAGGAGGAAGCTCCTAAAATCGACAATTTATTCATTGATATAGGTTGTTCTAAAAAAGAGGAAGTTGATGCTTTGGGCGTTCATGTAGGTTGTGTGATTACCTATCCCGATGAATTTATGATTTTGAACGAAAACAAGTTTGTTTGTCGTGCGATTGATAATCGAATGGGAGGATTTATGATTGCCGAAGTAGCTCGTTTACTCCACGAAAATAAAATAAAACTTCCTTTCGGGTTGTATATTACCAATTCGGTTCAGGAAGAAGTCGGACTTCGTGGTGCCGAAATGATTACCAAAACCATCAAACCCAACGTTGCCATTATCACCGATGTTTGCCATGACTCGACTACACCGATGATTGATAAGAAAATAGAAGGTGAAACTAAAATTGGAAAAGGTCCCGTTATTACTTATGCTCCAGCGGTTCAGAATAATTTGAGGGAACTTATATTGGATACAGCAGAGGAGAAAAAAATTCCTTTCCAAAGATTGGCTTCATCAAGAGTAACTGGAACCGATACCGATGCCTTTGCTTACAGTAACGGCGGAGTGGCTTCGGCGCTAATTTCCTTGCCCTTGCGTTATATGCATACCACGGTTGAAATGGTGCATCGTGACGATGTAGAAAATGTGATACAATTGATTTATGAAACTTTATTGAAAATGGAAAACGAGGAAACGTTTTCTTATTTTAAATAG
- a CDS encoding ABC transporter ATP-binding protein, with protein MLQLKNISFTYIENPVIENVSFDIVKGQNVALIGESGCGKSTLLKLLYGMYNLDQGDIFYDGKAILGPKYNLIPGEDYIKYLAQDFDLMPYITVEENVGKFLSNIYKEEKKARVEELLEMVEMTQFAKVKAKYLSGGQQQRVALARVLAVEPEILLLDEPFSQIDSFRKNSLRRNLFNYFKKKQITCIIATHDSAETLSFSDETMVLQNGKLVAKGKSRELYENPPNYYVASLFGEINELKQSHFTDIESADATLLLYPHQLKVVEEGKMKAIVKQCYFKGNHYLIKAAFDRKAIFFEHHSELDLNQEVSLHPIKALSKPHQSLI; from the coding sequence ATGCTTCAATTAAAAAATATTTCCTTCACTTATATCGAAAATCCTGTTATCGAAAATGTCAGCTTCGACATTGTCAAAGGCCAAAATGTGGCTCTCATTGGTGAAAGCGGTTGTGGTAAAAGCACCTTGTTGAAACTTTTGTACGGGATGTATAATCTCGATCAGGGCGATATATTTTATGATGGAAAAGCAATTCTCGGTCCAAAATACAATTTAATTCCCGGCGAAGATTATATCAAATATTTGGCGCAAGATTTTGATTTGATGCCCTACATTACTGTCGAAGAAAATGTAGGAAAGTTTTTGTCTAATATCTATAAAGAGGAGAAAAAAGCAAGAGTTGAGGAACTCTTAGAAATGGTCGAAATGACTCAGTTTGCCAAAGTAAAAGCAAAATATTTGAGTGGGGGTCAACAACAAAGAGTCGCTTTGGCAAGAGTTTTGGCAGTAGAACCCGAAATTCTTTTGCTGGACGAGCCTTTTAGTCAAATCGATTCTTTTAGAAAAAATTCCTTGCGTCGGAATTTATTCAATTATTTCAAAAAGAAACAAATCACCTGCATCATCGCGACGCACGATAGCGCCGAAACCTTGTCTTTTTCAGATGAAACGATGGTGTTGCAAAACGGTAAATTAGTAGCCAAAGGAAAATCAAGAGAACTCTATGAAAATCCACCAAATTATTATGTCGCTTCCCTGTTTGGTGAAATCAACGAATTAAAACAGTCTCATTTTACTGATATCGAAAGTGCTGACGCAACCCTTTTATTGTACCCACATCAACTAAAAGTGGTCGAGGAAGGAAAAATGAAAGCCATTGTAAAGCAATGCTATTTCAAAGGAAATCACTATTTGATTAAAGCCGCTTTCGACCGTAAAGCTATTTTCTTCGAGCACCATTCAGAGTTAGATTTGAATCAAGAAGTTTCTTTACACCCCATCAAAGCACTATCAAAGCCCCATCAAAGCCTTATATAG
- a CDS encoding DUF1801 domain-containing protein encodes MISTAKTVEMYLNELPEDRKEPFLKLRTCILNSLPQGFQEEISYGMLGYVVPHSLYPNGYHCNPKLPLPFLSIASQKNFVAIYHMGLYTDPELMHWFITEFAKNSKHKLDMGKSCIRFKKLDQIPFDLIAELAAKMSVTDWINCYELSKI; translated from the coding sequence ATGATTTCTACAGCCAAAACCGTCGAAATGTACCTAAACGAACTTCCTGAAGATAGAAAGGAGCCTTTTTTGAAACTTAGAACTTGCATTTTGAATTCTCTTCCGCAAGGTTTCCAAGAAGAGATCAGTTACGGAATGTTAGGGTATGTGGTTCCCCATAGCCTCTATCCAAATGGGTATCATTGCAATCCGAAACTGCCGCTACCTTTTTTGAGTATTGCATCACAAAAGAATTTTGTTGCCATCTATCACATGGGATTATATACCGATCCGGAACTTATGCACTGGTTCATTACCGAATTCGCTAAAAATAGCAAGCACAAATTAGATATGGGCAAAAGTTGTATCCGCTTCAAGAAATTAGACCAAATTCCTTTTGACTTAATCGCTGAACTTGCAGCAAAAATGTCTGTGACTGACTGGATCAATTGCTATGAACTGAGCAAAATCTAA
- a CDS encoding CocE/NonD family hydrolase, protein MKKSFLITLLFFGVFALAQEKTTNYVAENYSKKEVHIKMRDGIELFTSIYTPKDTSKKYPILMQRTPYDCAPYGEDKFKRSISPSETMMKEGYIVVYQDVRGRYMSDGLYDNMRPFLPNKKNNKDVDEASDTYDTIDWLVKNVNNNNGNVGIWGISYPGFYASYSLLSNHPALKAVSPQAAISDFFFDDFHHNGAYLLSYWKVTPLFGPQKSKRTTEDWFQFPNIGSNDDYQFFLNVGPLVNLDKYYDKSNEFWQQLKEHSSYDEFWQKRGILQHMKNIKPAVMFVGGWFDAEDLYGPLNTYATVEKNSKNYNTLVMGPWSHGDWARNSEKQVIGNINFGDSISGFYQKNIEANFFRHFLKGNGKGENKLPEAYVFDTGNKEWKTYDAWPPKNAETQVFYLQGNENLSRKNNDTGFEEFSSDPKKPVPYSEDVKQQGLTPRKYMTDDQRFAARRPDVLVFETEVLNDNVTLAGDILAKLQVSTTGTDADWIVKIIDVFPNDEPETKYVQPNLKMSNYHLMVRSEVMRGRFRNSFSKPEPFVPNQKTAVNIKLQDVFHTFKKGHKLQIQIQSTWFPLIDINPQTFVDNIFYAKPEDFKNQIHRVYNDSEIEIKVLK, encoded by the coding sequence ATGAAAAAATCATTTCTGATTACGCTTTTGTTTTTTGGTGTCTTTGCGTTGGCACAGGAAAAAACAACAAATTATGTTGCAGAAAATTACTCCAAGAAAGAAGTTCATATCAAAATGCGTGATGGTATCGAATTGTTTACTTCAATTTATACTCCAAAAGATACTTCAAAAAAGTATCCGATACTGATGCAAAGGACACCTTACGATTGCGCGCCTTATGGTGAGGATAAATTTAAAAGAAGCATCAGTCCTAGCGAAACAATGATGAAGGAAGGGTATATTGTGGTGTATCAGGATGTTCGCGGACGCTATATGAGCGATGGTTTGTATGATAATATGCGTCCGTTCCTACCAAATAAAAAAAACAATAAGGATGTCGACGAAGCCTCTGATACCTATGACACCATCGATTGGTTGGTAAAAAATGTGAACAACAACAACGGTAATGTTGGAATTTGGGGTATTTCGTACCCCGGATTTTATGCATCCTATTCTTTATTGAGCAACCATCCTGCATTGAAAGCCGTTTCGCCACAAGCCGCAATAAGTGATTTCTTTTTTGATGATTTTCATCATAATGGTGCGTATCTGTTGAGTTATTGGAAAGTTACGCCTTTATTTGGACCACAAAAAAGTAAACGAACCACCGAGGATTGGTTTCAATTTCCCAATATCGGAAGCAATGATGATTATCAATTTTTTTTAAATGTCGGGCCTTTGGTGAATTTAGACAAATATTATGATAAGAGTAATGAATTTTGGCAACAGCTAAAAGAACATTCTAGTTATGATGAATTTTGGCAAAAACGGGGAATTCTGCAACACATGAAGAATATAAAACCCGCTGTAATGTTTGTAGGAGGCTGGTTCGATGCGGAAGATTTATACGGTCCTTTAAACACGTACGCCACTGTAGAAAAAAACAGCAAAAACTACAATACCCTCGTTATGGGGCCTTGGAGTCACGGTGACTGGGCAAGAAATTCCGAAAAACAAGTGATTGGGAATATCAATTTTGGAGACAGTATCTCTGGTTTTTATCAAAAAAATATCGAAGCTAATTTTTTCCGACATTTCTTGAAAGGAAATGGAAAAGGGGAGAATAAACTTCCTGAAGCTTATGTTTTTGATACAGGAAATAAAGAATGGAAAACCTATGATGCTTGGCCTCCAAAAAATGCAGAAACGCAAGTTTTTTACCTACAAGGAAATGAGAATTTGTCAAGAAAAAATAATGATACAGGTTTTGAAGAATTTAGTAGCGACCCAAAGAAACCAGTACCTTATTCTGAAGATGTCAAACAACAAGGGCTAACACCCAGAAAATATATGACCGACGATCAGCGTTTTGCTGCAAGACGTCCCGACGTATTGGTTTTTGAAACCGAAGTATTAAATGATAATGTTACATTGGCTGGCGATATTCTAGCTAAATTACAAGTTTCAACGACAGGTACCGATGCGGATTGGATCGTAAAAATAATCGATGTTTTCCCCAATGATGAACCAGAAACAAAATATGTACAGCCTAATTTAAAAATGAGTAATTACCACCTGATGGTTAGGAGTGAAGTGATGCGCGGACGTTTTCGTAATAGTTTTTCAAAGCCAGAACCCTTTGTTCCAAATCAAAAAACAGCGGTGAATATTAAGTTGCAAGACGTTTTTCACACGTTCAAAAAAGGCCACAAATTGCAGATTCAAATTCAAAGCACTTGGTTTCCATTGATTGATATAAATCCACAGACTTTTGTAGATAATATTTTTTACGCGAAACCCGAAGATTTCAAAAATCAAATCCATCGTGTTTATAACGATTCAGAAATCGAAATTAAAGTGTTGAAATAA